The following are encoded together in the Streptomyces sp. NBC_00341 genome:
- a CDS encoding transposase, with translation MRVNHTYRRGGALAYLAAYDVHRARVFGRCEDRTGIVPFMNLVTQVMTTEPYASAKRVFWIVDNGSSHLGRKAANRLTEAFPKAALVHTPVHASWLNQVEMGLDPGC, from the coding sequence ATGCGGGTCAACCACACCTACCGGCGCGGCGGCGCACTCGCCTACCTTGCCGCCTACGACGTCCACCGCGCCCGCGTGTTCGGACGCTGTGAGGACCGCACCGGCATCGTCCCGTTCATGAACCTGGTCACCCAGGTCATGACCACCGAGCCCTACGCCAGCGCCAAACGCGTCTTCTGGATCGTCGACAACGGTTCCTCCCATCTCGGCCGGAAGGCCGCCAACCGGTTGACCGAGGCGTTTCCGAAGGCGGCGCTGGTCCACACCCCCGTGCACGCCTCGTGGTTGAACCAGGTGGAGATGGGCCTTGACCCCGGATGTTGA
- a CDS encoding SDR family oxidoreductase, whose amino-acid sequence MSGRHSLEGQVVVVTGAARGVGELLARKLSARGATLALVGLEPDELKKVSERLHGDSDHWHADVTDHETMSRVAQEVKERFGKIDVVVANAGVASGGPFVDSDPVAWRRVIEVNLIGGAVTCRAFLPILMESRGYFLQIASLAAMTPAPMMTAYCASKSGVEAFAHSLRAEVGYRGVKVGVGYLSWTDTDMVRGADEDDVMRELRQRLPWPTNRTYPLGPAVDRIVAGIERRSPHVYAQWWLRGMQSVRGYLPSVLGVGGRREMMRYGSRLDGVSKGLVGAGGAADQAERASHT is encoded by the coding sequence ATGAGCGGCAGGCACAGTCTCGAAGGTCAGGTCGTCGTCGTCACGGGCGCGGCGCGCGGTGTGGGCGAGCTGCTGGCCCGCAAGCTCTCGGCGCGCGGCGCGACGCTCGCGCTGGTCGGCCTGGAGCCGGACGAGCTGAAGAAGGTCTCGGAGCGGCTGCACGGCGACAGCGACCACTGGCACGCGGACGTCACCGACCACGAGACGATGTCCCGGGTCGCCCAGGAGGTCAAGGAGCGCTTCGGCAAGATCGACGTCGTCGTCGCCAACGCGGGCGTCGCCTCGGGCGGCCCGTTCGTCGACTCCGACCCGGTCGCCTGGCGCCGGGTCATCGAGGTCAACCTGATCGGCGGCGCGGTCACCTGCCGGGCGTTCCTGCCGATCCTGATGGAGAGCCGGGGCTACTTCCTCCAGATCGCCTCGCTCGCCGCGATGACACCCGCGCCGATGATGACCGCCTACTGCGCGTCCAAGTCGGGCGTCGAGGCGTTCGCGCACAGCCTGCGCGCGGAGGTCGGCTACCGGGGCGTGAAGGTCGGCGTCGGCTACCTCTCCTGGACCGACACCGACATGGTGCGCGGCGCCGACGAGGACGACGTCATGCGCGAGCTTCGCCAGCGGCTGCCCTGGCCGACGAACCGGACGTACCCGCTCGGCCCGGCCGTCGACCGGATAGTGGCCGGTATCGAGCGCCGCTCGCCGCATGTGTACGCCCAGTGGTGGCTGCGCGGCATGCAGTCGGTACGCGGCTACCTGCCGTCGGTGCTCGGCGTCGGCGGCAGGCGCGAAATGATGCGGTACGGCTCCCGGCTGGACGGCGTCAGCAAGGGCCTTGTCGGTGCGGGAGGCGCCGCTGACCAGGCAGAACGCGCGTCGCACACGTAG
- a CDS encoding MarR family transcriptional regulator: MATQNFSSALPTPSVPTPALCPKASPGYGKRSVPDQRPPRADDFAFLPERERYIAGYVDQLPEGSAMNIKSLAKCQPLYGQMAVGSALRALGVAGHLRQARCAVGDGDNVRWVTRTFWSRTARDNEWWNTFLTAEAGHRLHQPQPAPVTPPPPWVPAEPAAPATPEAPAPAPAPVVPQQRTTPADMSPAYLALTRLGPTDKRLGLSEDDCRELEESAAEWFARGVDADYLIHTVTAGLPATVDSPLGFVRKRLITKLPPHRPAAAAPTPQGGTSTPRLMVECTDCGAPGKAEAFRDGLCGPCREPADPAPTEEPGIERDVQAHVKRLREQLKLR, from the coding sequence GTGGCTACCCAGAACTTTAGCTCCGCCCTGCCGACGCCCTCAGTCCCGACCCCGGCCCTCTGCCCGAAGGCCAGCCCCGGCTACGGGAAGCGTTCCGTCCCGGACCAGCGCCCTCCCCGCGCCGACGACTTCGCGTTCCTGCCGGAGCGGGAGCGGTACATCGCCGGATACGTCGACCAGCTCCCCGAGGGCTCCGCGATGAACATCAAGTCGCTCGCCAAGTGCCAGCCCCTCTACGGGCAGATGGCCGTCGGCAGCGCACTGCGGGCCCTGGGCGTGGCCGGACACCTGCGCCAGGCCCGGTGCGCGGTCGGCGACGGCGACAACGTCCGCTGGGTCACCCGCACCTTCTGGTCGCGCACGGCCCGCGACAACGAGTGGTGGAACACCTTCCTCACCGCCGAAGCAGGCCACCGCCTGCACCAACCGCAGCCCGCACCGGTCACACCCCCTCCCCCGTGGGTCCCGGCCGAGCCCGCAGCCCCCGCAACACCCGAGGCACCCGCACCCGCCCCCGCACCCGTCGTACCCCAACAGCGCACCACCCCGGCAGACATGTCACCCGCCTACCTGGCCCTGACCCGGCTGGGCCCCACCGACAAGCGCCTGGGGCTCTCCGAGGACGACTGCCGGGAGCTGGAGGAGTCGGCCGCCGAATGGTTCGCACGCGGTGTGGACGCCGACTACCTCATCCACACCGTCACCGCAGGGCTGCCCGCGACCGTCGACTCACCGCTCGGCTTCGTCAGGAAGCGCCTGATCACCAAGCTCCCGCCCCACCGGCCCGCCGCCGCAGCCCCCACACCGCAGGGCGGCACCTCAACCCCCCGCCTGATGGTCGAGTGCACCGACTGCGGCGCACCCGGCAAGGCCGAAGCGTTCCGGGACGGCTTGTGCGGCCCCTGCCGCGAACCCGCCGATCCGGCGCCCACCGAGGAGCCCGGCATCGAACGCGACGTCCAGGCCCACGTGAAGCGCCTTCGCGAACAACTGAAACTGCGCTGA
- a CDS encoding pentapeptide repeat-containing protein — protein MRARKPRDLNELPYLHRLTSFTGEMEREGSYEWLHFEGCDFQDVDGGSSGFTESAFSAVTFTRGRYRRCQFDDVWLHTVRMVGTDLSETTWMDSECDQVVLAGAEVSGSHMNRVTFYNCKFDSVNARLAKLKNVSFVDCLLRDVDFGGAVLTNVSFPGSTLERAHFDNAKMTKVDLRGADGLNIASGLEALKGAMINTYQLLELAPALAQVLGLTVKDE, from the coding sequence ATGCGAGCCCGTAAACCCCGCGATCTCAATGAGCTCCCGTACCTGCATCGCCTCACATCATTCACCGGAGAGATGGAAAGAGAAGGGTCCTACGAATGGCTGCACTTCGAGGGTTGCGATTTCCAGGATGTGGATGGCGGCAGTTCTGGGTTCACTGAATCAGCATTCTCTGCGGTTACCTTCACCCGGGGCCGATATCGGCGTTGCCAGTTCGACGACGTCTGGCTGCACACCGTGCGCATGGTGGGCACGGACCTCTCAGAGACCACCTGGATGGACAGCGAGTGTGACCAAGTAGTCCTCGCCGGCGCAGAAGTGTCCGGCTCCCATATGAACCGCGTTACTTTCTACAATTGCAAGTTCGACTCGGTCAATGCTCGCCTGGCCAAACTGAAGAATGTCTCGTTCGTGGACTGTCTCCTCCGCGACGTCGACTTCGGCGGAGCCGTGCTCACCAACGTCTCCTTCCCCGGATCGACCCTGGAACGAGCGCACTTCGACAACGCCAAGATGACGAAGGTCGATCTGCGCGGGGCAGACGGACTGAACATCGCTTCCGGTCTCGAAGCCTTGAAGGGTGCAATGATCAACACCTACCAACTCCTAGAGTTGGCACCCGCACTCGCTCAGGTCCTCGGCCTCACAGTGAAAGACGAGTAG
- a CDS encoding DUF397 domain-containing protein, with translation MASIHLDLGTATWRKSSHSNGSGGDCLEVADGVTGLVPVRDSKRPDGPALIVHAAAWAPFIESVKAS, from the coding sequence ATGGCCAGCATCCATCTTGATCTCGGCACCGCCACGTGGCGCAAGAGCAGCCACAGCAACGGCAGCGGCGGCGACTGCCTCGAAGTTGCCGACGGAGTCACCGGGCTCGTCCCCGTACGCGACTCCAAGCGCCCCGACGGCCCCGCGCTCATCGTGCACGCGGCTGCCTGGGCGCCCTTCATCGAGTCCGTCAAGGCGTCCTGA
- a CDS encoding IS3 family transposase (programmed frameshift) produces MVMKNYPPEFKADAVALYESRPEATIRSVAADLGINPETLRNWVRAAGVSRPRGRRTQEPSLPPAPLEAENAALRKKVRELEEEREILRKAAKYFAGGDALVNRFQCVADLQRRYGVKRLCSILGVSRSSFYYWRRTAADRAARQVADARLAARIRAVHQESDGTYGAPRITAELREENGVAVNHKRVARIMRASGIEGVRLRRRHRTTVPDPAAAKARDLIGRDFTAGQPNTKYVGDITYLPIEGGKFCYLATVIDLASRRLAGWAIADHMRADLVTDALAAAIRTRGSLAGSIMHTDHGAQYTSRIFTEACRSAGVRRSMSAVGSSADNALAESFNATFKRETLQGRKSWPTEREARLDAFRWLHRYNTRRRHSRLGQRSPIAFENALHRTPTTLAQAA; encoded by the exons GTGGTCATGAAGAACTATCCGCCGGAGTTCAAGGCGGACGCGGTCGCGCTGTACGAGTCGCGGCCGGAAGCGACGATCAGGTCGGTCGCAGCCGATCTGGGGATCAACCCGGAGACGCTGCGGAACTGGGTTCGGGCAGCTGGGGTGAGCCGTCCCCGAGGACGGCGGACGCAGGAACCGTCCCTGCCGCCGGCACCGCTGGAGGCGGAGAACGCCGCCTTGCGGAAGAAGGTCCGTGAGCTGGAGGAGGAACGGGAGATCCTGCGGAAGGCGGCGAAGTATTTCGCCGGGG GAGACGCGCTGGTGAACCGCTTCCAGTGTGTCGCCGACCTCCAGCGCCGTTACGGCGTGAAGCGGCTCTGCAGCATCCTCGGCGTGAGCCGCTCGAGCTTCTACTACTGGCGCCGGACGGCTGCGGACCGGGCCGCCCGGCAGGTGGCCGACGCCCGCCTGGCGGCCCGGATACGGGCGGTGCACCAGGAATCGGACGGCACCTACGGAGCCCCGAGGATCACCGCCGAGCTCCGCGAGGAGAACGGTGTCGCGGTCAACCACAAGCGCGTCGCCAGGATCATGCGGGCGTCCGGGATCGAAGGAGTCCGGTTGCGCCGCCGGCACCGCACCACTGTCCCCGACCCGGCCGCCGCCAAGGCCCGGGACCTGATCGGCCGCGACTTCACCGCAGGCCAGCCGAACACGAAGTACGTCGGCGACATCACCTACCTGCCCATCGAGGGCGGGAAGTTCTGCTACCTGGCGACCGTCATCGACCTCGCATCACGCCGTCTGGCCGGCTGGGCTATCGCCGACCACATGCGCGCGGACCTCGTCACCGACGCCCTGGCCGCAGCGATCCGAACCCGCGGCAGCCTCGCCGGATCGATCATGCACACCGACCACGGAGCTCAGTACACGAGCAGGATTTTCACCGAAGCCTGCAGGTCAGCAGGGGTGCGGCGAAGCATGAGCGCGGTCGGGTCCAGCGCGGACAACGCACTCGCCGAGTCCTTCAACGCGACCTTCAAACGCGAGACCCTGCAAGGACGAAAGAGCTGGCCGACCGAGCGCGAGGCCCGACTCGACGCCTTCCGATGGCTCCATCGCTACAACACCCGACGCCGACACTCCCGCCTCGGACAACGATCACCCATCGCCTTCGAGAACGCCCTCCACCGCACACCAACTACGCTGGCACAAGCCGCATAA
- a CDS encoding putative T7SS-secreted protein: protein MGIGDFISDITPDSVEDAIEDGVEWAGDRVEDVGNWTADRLDDVGWESGADWVREQSRSVANRMGAEVDEMDLGQTEDKTKLIYGSTGKLDATVSKLRAFQTAFDSTGDGLKGLDSGQLKGETANALRNAVSTQPPKWYAAADATSKALGALDSFASTVTWAQGQAQTAIDKWKEGVKASETAADAHRKKIDDFNKAVDRYNAKPSDKRDPSELPPRPASTFEDPGKKLMKDAQDILAEARTQRNSAAQTARTTISAARDMAPKKPSYSEQFGDGFEELQVMGMHVDGGIIKATAGTLNFVRGINPMDPYNLTHPAEYVTNLNSLAAGLVVAANDPTGTGIQMAKDFMKDPAEGFGRLIPDIAMTIATGGGGAAVKGVRVADEAAEAARLRRLVDDAPEGTHGRTDVKRVSKDTDPVDLATGRMYLPQTDVTIPGILPLVFTRRTESGLAIGRFLGPSWTSTVDERLQIDAIGVLHVTADGLLIHYPHPVPGAPTVPESGASRTLLARDANGEYTVTDPDSGLVLDFNAPAGGEPGCDGVAWLSDITERNGHTIAIDRDEDGVPMALAHSAGHQVNLSTTGGLVTALSLAGAGEGGTDLPLMSYGYQDGNLTTVSKPSGATTTFLHDDRHRVIAWIDSNDSRYDYVYDDRDRVVAEGGEAGHVQITLAYTEPDPATGHRTTTLTTADGHATRHVFGSGCLPLAVTDPLGHTTRFTYDPRGNLLTRTDPLGRTTAFAYDEDDHLTATTRPDGSELRTVRDPFGLSVEEVAADDTRTIHEFDERGNHTAATDQTGATTRCTYDCAGRLTSVIDALGATTHVVCDAAGRTVEVTGPTGAVTRTERDALGRPVRVTDPAGGVTLLEWHADGQLARHTGPDGATESWTYDGEGNPLTHTDASGGVSRSEYTHFDLPLARTLPDGTRYEFEHDNSLRLTRVTNPQDLTWTYEYDAADRIVSETDFDGRTLTYQMDAADGLTARTDALGGTISFERDQLGQVVRKDVDGQVTTYTYDRAGLLLEATGPDTELRYQYDRRGLTKTELVDGRAMNYSYDVLGRRTRRTTPTGHVTTYTYAADSTTRRLTSGAHRIDFTHDAVGRELSRVFGDTVTMTSAWDEAGRLSAQHITAGARPVNSRTYSYRADGHLTSIADRKSGTRTFDLDGAGRVTAVHAKNWTERYAYDDAGNQTSASWPSRHPSSEATGSRAYNGTTITRAGDVRFEHDALGRITQRRKTRLSRKPDIWRYAWDAENRLTAATTPDGTRWRYRYDPLGRRTAKQRLSADGESVAEEIRFTWDGLTLCEQTTHHPDTPNTVALTWDHRGHTPLAQTERILTPDDHQTEIDRRFFAIATDLIGTPTELIDESGDIAWRTRTTLWGTTAWSRNSGTYTPLRFPGQYYDPETGLHYNLFRHYDPETGRYTSPDPLGLAPAPNPVTYVDNPHGGYDPLGLMPKYPEEDAKPKTKAELRAEKKAAKAKEDAKKTTDEVVERAQNGKFKRAGNYHADTGHNFSDERVLDILKNPDAVYHSTANSGNLIFRQGDDIVVTTGGGPGAGNAITAYGPSGVLGESGARATGGLPTDAGSPITHTDVVEGKIPGKQGNMAPGERIR, encoded by the coding sequence GTGGGTATTGGCGACTTCATCAGTGATATCACGCCCGATTCGGTCGAGGACGCGATCGAGGACGGTGTCGAGTGGGCCGGTGACCGGGTCGAGGACGTCGGCAACTGGACGGCGGACCGGCTGGACGACGTCGGCTGGGAGTCCGGGGCGGACTGGGTGCGCGAGCAGTCCCGTTCGGTCGCCAACCGGATGGGTGCCGAGGTCGACGAGATGGACCTCGGGCAGACCGAGGACAAGACCAAGCTGATCTACGGCAGTACGGGCAAGCTCGATGCCACCGTCTCCAAGCTCCGCGCCTTCCAGACGGCGTTCGACAGCACCGGCGACGGACTGAAGGGGCTCGACTCGGGGCAGCTCAAGGGCGAGACCGCGAACGCGCTGCGCAACGCGGTGAGTACGCAGCCGCCCAAGTGGTACGCCGCGGCCGACGCCACCTCGAAAGCCCTCGGGGCTCTGGATTCGTTCGCGTCCACCGTCACCTGGGCGCAGGGGCAGGCGCAGACCGCGATCGACAAGTGGAAGGAGGGCGTCAAGGCCTCGGAGACGGCTGCGGACGCGCACCGTAAGAAGATCGACGACTTCAACAAGGCCGTCGACCGCTACAACGCCAAGCCCTCCGACAAGCGTGACCCCTCCGAGCTGCCGCCCCGGCCGGCATCCACGTTCGAGGACCCGGGCAAGAAGCTGATGAAGGATGCGCAGGACATCCTGGCCGAGGCCCGCACCCAGCGGAACTCGGCTGCGCAGACCGCCCGCACGACGATCAGTGCGGCCCGTGACATGGCGCCGAAGAAGCCCTCGTACTCGGAGCAGTTCGGTGACGGGTTCGAGGAACTCCAGGTCATGGGGATGCATGTGGACGGCGGCATCATCAAGGCCACCGCGGGCACGCTCAACTTCGTCCGCGGCATCAACCCGATGGACCCGTACAACCTGACGCATCCGGCCGAGTACGTCACGAATCTGAACAGTCTGGCAGCGGGTCTGGTGGTCGCCGCGAACGACCCGACCGGCACCGGCATCCAGATGGCCAAGGACTTCATGAAGGACCCGGCCGAGGGGTTCGGGCGGCTGATTCCCGATATCGCGATGACGATCGCCACCGGTGGTGGGGGTGCCGCGGTGAAGGGTGTGCGTGTCGCCGACGAGGCGGCCGAGGCTGCCCGGCTGCGCCGGCTGGTCGATGACGCCCCGGAGGGCACCCACGGTCGGACGGACGTGAAGCGTGTCAGTAAGGACACCGACCCGGTCGACCTGGCGACGGGCCGGATGTATTTGCCGCAGACCGATGTCACGATCCCCGGCATCCTGCCGCTGGTGTTCACCCGCCGCACCGAGTCCGGTCTGGCGATCGGCCGCTTCCTGGGCCCGTCCTGGACGTCCACCGTCGACGAGCGCCTCCAGATCGACGCCATCGGCGTCCTCCACGTCACCGCCGACGGCCTCCTGATCCACTACCCCCACCCGGTGCCCGGCGCGCCGACCGTGCCGGAGTCGGGCGCCTCCCGCACCCTGCTGGCCCGCGACGCCAACGGCGAGTACACGGTCACCGACCCCGACAGCGGCCTGGTCCTCGACTTCAACGCTCCGGCCGGCGGCGAACCGGGGTGCGATGGCGTGGCATGGCTGTCGGACATCACCGAACGCAACGGCCACACCATCGCCATCGACCGCGACGAGGACGGTGTGCCAATGGCCCTGGCGCACTCGGCGGGCCACCAGGTGAACCTGTCCACCACCGGCGGCCTGGTCACCGCCCTGTCCCTGGCCGGTGCGGGCGAGGGCGGTACGGACCTGCCCCTGATGAGCTACGGCTACCAGGACGGCAACCTCACCACCGTCAGCAAACCGTCCGGCGCCACGACCACGTTCCTCCACGACGACCGCCACCGCGTCATCGCCTGGATCGACTCCAACGACAGCCGCTACGACTACGTCTACGACGACCGGGACCGAGTCGTGGCGGAGGGCGGGGAGGCCGGCCACGTCCAGATCACCCTGGCCTACACCGAGCCCGACCCCGCGACGGGCCACCGCACCACCACACTCACGACCGCCGACGGCCACGCCACCCGCCATGTGTTCGGCTCCGGCTGCCTCCCCCTGGCCGTCACCGACCCGCTCGGCCACACCACCCGGTTCACCTACGACCCCCGCGGCAACCTCCTCACCCGCACCGACCCCCTGGGCCGCACCACCGCCTTCGCCTACGACGAGGACGACCATCTCACCGCCACCACCCGCCCCGACGGAAGCGAACTACGCACCGTACGGGACCCGTTCGGACTGTCGGTGGAGGAAGTGGCGGCCGACGATACCCGGACAATCCATGAGTTCGACGAACGCGGCAACCACACGGCGGCCACCGACCAGACCGGCGCCACGACCCGCTGCACCTACGACTGCGCGGGCCGGCTCACCTCGGTCATCGACGCACTCGGCGCCACGACCCATGTGGTGTGCGACGCGGCGGGCAGGACCGTCGAGGTAACCGGCCCGACCGGCGCCGTCACCCGCACGGAAAGGGACGCCCTCGGCAGACCGGTCCGCGTCACCGACCCGGCGGGCGGCGTCACCCTCCTGGAATGGCACGCAGACGGACAACTTGCCCGACACACCGGCCCGGACGGCGCCACCGAGTCGTGGACGTACGACGGCGAGGGCAACCCGCTGACCCACACGGACGCGTCAGGCGGCGTCTCCCGCTCCGAATACACCCACTTCGACCTGCCACTCGCCCGCACCCTGCCCGACGGCACCCGCTACGAGTTCGAGCACGACAACTCACTGCGCCTCACCCGCGTCACCAACCCGCAGGACCTGACCTGGACCTACGAGTACGACGCGGCCGACCGCATCGTCTCCGAGACCGACTTCGACGGCCGCACCCTCACCTACCAAATGGACGCCGCGGACGGACTGACCGCCCGCACCGACGCGCTCGGCGGGACCATCTCCTTCGAGCGCGACCAGCTCGGCCAGGTGGTCCGCAAGGACGTCGACGGCCAGGTGACGACCTACACCTACGACAGGGCCGGACTCCTGCTGGAGGCGACCGGTCCGGACACCGAACTCCGGTACCAGTACGACCGGCGCGGACTCACCAAGACCGAACTGGTCGACGGCCGCGCTATGAACTACTCCTACGACGTCCTGGGCCGCCGCACCCGCCGTACCACCCCCACCGGCCACGTCACCACCTACACCTACGCCGCCGACAGCACGACCCGGCGCCTGACCAGCGGTGCTCACCGGATCGACTTCACCCACGACGCCGTGGGCCGGGAGCTGTCCCGCGTCTTCGGCGACACGGTCACCATGACGTCGGCCTGGGACGAGGCGGGGCGGCTGTCCGCGCAGCACATCACCGCCGGAGCACGCCCCGTCAACAGCCGCACCTACTCCTACCGCGCCGATGGCCACCTGACCTCCATCGCCGACCGGAAGTCAGGCACCCGCACCTTCGACCTCGACGGGGCGGGCCGCGTCACCGCCGTCCACGCCAAGAACTGGACGGAGCGCTACGCCTACGACGACGCCGGCAACCAGACCTCGGCATCCTGGCCCTCCCGCCACCCCAGCAGCGAGGCCACCGGCTCCCGCGCCTACAACGGCACCACCATCACCCGCGCCGGAGACGTCCGCTTCGAACACGACGCCCTCGGCAGGATCACCCAGCGGCGCAAGACCCGCCTCTCCCGCAAGCCCGACATCTGGCGCTACGCCTGGGACGCGGAGAACCGCCTCACCGCCGCCACCACCCCCGACGGGACCCGCTGGCGCTACCGCTACGACCCCCTCGGCCGCCGCACCGCGAAACAGCGCCTCTCGGCCGACGGCGAGAGCGTGGCCGAGGAGATCCGGTTCACCTGGGACGGCCTGACCCTGTGCGAACAGACCACCCACCACCCGGACACCCCGAACACGGTCGCCCTCACCTGGGACCACCGCGGCCACACCCCCCTGGCCCAGACCGAACGCATCCTCACCCCCGACGACCACCAGACCGAGATCGACCGCCGCTTCTTCGCCATCGCCACCGACCTCATCGGCACCCCCACCGAACTCATCGACGAGTCCGGCGACATCGCCTGGCGCACCCGCACCACCCTCTGGGGCACCACCGCCTGGTCCCGCAACAGCGGCACCTACACACCCCTCCGCTTCCCCGGCCAGTACTACGACCCCGAAACCGGCCTCCACTACAACCTCTTCCGCCACTACGACCCCGAAACCGGCCGCTACACCTCCCCCGACCCCCTCGGCCTCGCCCCGGCCCCCAACCCCGTCACGTACGTGGACAACCCGCACGGCGGTTACGACCCGCTGGGCCTGATGCCCAAGTACCCGGAAGAGGACGCGAAGCCGAAGACCAAGGCGGAGTTGAGGGCGGAGAAGAAGGCGGCCAAGGCCAAGGAAGACGCCAAAAAGACCACGGACGAGGTTGTTGAACGGGCGCAGAACGGCAAGTTCAAAAGAGCCGGCAACTACCACGCGGACACGGGGCATAACTTCAGCGACGAACGGGTTCTGGACATCCTCAAGAACCCGGACGCGGTTTACCACTCGACTGCGAACAGCGGCAACCTGATCTTCAGACAGGGCGATGACATCGTGGTGACGACCGGTGGTGGCCCTGGGGCGGGTAACGCGATTACGGCGTACGGTCCGTCGGGCGTTCTGGGCGAATCCGGGGCGAGGGCGACGGGCGGCCTGCCTACCGATGCCGGTTCGCCGATTACCCACACCGACGTCGTAGAGGGCAAAATTCCCGGCAAGCAAGGCAACATGGCGCCCGGCGAGCGGATCCGATGA
- the map gene encoding type I methionyl aminopeptidase, with translation MIEILNSARLERARGTGALVGDILHTLKRRSVVGTNLLDIDQWAKEMIIEAGAQSCYVDYAPSFGRGPFGHYICTAVNDGVLHGLPYNYALADGDLLTLDLAVVRGGVAADAAISFLVGKARPAESVAMIETTERALAAGIAAAKPGARIGDLSHAIGTVLGEAGYPINTEFGGHGIGSTMHQDPHVANTGRPGRGYKLRPGLLLALEPWVMADTATLVTDADGWTLRSATGCRTAHSEHTIAITDSGAEILTLPTAS, from the coding sequence ATGATCGAGATCCTGAACTCCGCACGGCTTGAGCGGGCGAGGGGCACCGGCGCCCTGGTCGGAGACATCCTTCACACGCTGAAGCGACGCAGCGTGGTCGGGACGAACCTGCTGGACATCGACCAGTGGGCCAAGGAGATGATCATCGAGGCGGGAGCGCAGTCCTGCTACGTCGACTACGCGCCTTCCTTCGGACGCGGCCCGTTCGGGCACTACATCTGCACGGCCGTCAACGACGGAGTACTCCACGGGCTCCCGTACAACTACGCGCTGGCGGACGGGGATCTGCTGACGCTCGACCTCGCCGTGGTCAGGGGCGGGGTGGCCGCGGACGCCGCGATCAGCTTCCTGGTGGGCAAGGCCAGGCCGGCGGAGAGCGTGGCGATGATCGAGACGACCGAACGCGCACTCGCCGCCGGCATCGCCGCCGCCAAGCCCGGGGCGCGCATCGGTGACCTCTCCCACGCCATCGGCACGGTCCTCGGCGAGGCGGGCTACCCGATCAACACCGAGTTCGGCGGCCACGGCATCGGCTCGACCATGCACCAGGACCCACACGTCGCGAACACCGGACGGCCCGGCCGCGGATACAAGCTGCGCCCCGGACTGCTGCTCGCCCTGGAGCCGTGGGTCATGGCCGACACCGCCACACTCGTCACCGACGCCGACGGCTGGACCCTGCGCAGCGCGACGGGCTGCCGGACCGCACACAGCGAGCACACCATCGCCATCACCGACAGCGGAGCCGAAATCCTCACCCTGCCGACGGCCTCCTGA
- a CDS encoding DUF6232 family protein — translation MPGRLQNPGSGDQPRRKGDPLVLRVSRRTLWVGSAAVPLHNVTWVDAFRLNHDWGRAFSRLVQWLVLAVIVYAAINYANAGDVEQNGNSGLVLIVVAICVFVVIKELIASAKPVLVVEMNSGSRVVVTLPSMDELREIAGQIVYAIDHPEAEFTAIVRQFNNSTNNYGPVVNMTNGRGNTGFKL, via the coding sequence GTGCCCGGACGCCTGCAGAACCCCGGAAGCGGCGATCAGCCCCGCCGTAAGGGGGACCCGCTGGTCCTCCGGGTCAGCCGCCGGACGCTGTGGGTGGGCTCGGCGGCCGTACCGCTGCACAACGTCACCTGGGTCGACGCGTTCAGGCTCAACCACGACTGGGGCAGGGCGTTCAGCCGCCTCGTACAGTGGCTGGTCCTCGCCGTCATCGTCTATGCCGCGATCAACTACGCGAACGCGGGCGACGTCGAGCAGAACGGGAACAGCGGCCTCGTGCTCATCGTCGTCGCGATCTGCGTGTTCGTCGTCATCAAGGAACTGATCGCGTCGGCGAAGCCGGTGCTGGTCGTCGAGATGAACAGCGGCTCCAGGGTGGTCGTGACCCTGCCCAGCATGGACGAGCTGCGCGAGATCGCCGGACAGATCGTGTACGCGATCGACCACCCGGAAGCCGAGTTCACGGCGATCGTCCGGCAGTTCAACAACAGCACGAACAACTACGGCCCAGTCGTCAACATGACCAACGGCCGGGGGAACACGGGGTTCAAACTGTGA